CCAGTTCGCGAAACCACTCTCCGGTATAGCAGTTCTTCCACGCGGTTTTATCGATATCCTCCAGCCGGTAGGAAGGATTGATATGAAAAAAGAAAAAGCCATTCAGCACCACAAACACCAGCACGCACAACCACACATCCAGAGCGCTAAAAATATCTGACCATATAAGCAGCGCCAGCGTGATGACAAACAGCAGGCACATCGACCAGTACAGCCCCTTTTTCTCTTTAATAAATACCGGATTAAAGCGGACTTTATCGTCGCGCTGTTCGGCGCGGTTAATCCGCTTAAGTTCGGTTTCAAGTATGGCGATGACGGTATTCATAAAACGCTTCCGTTAAATAGCGACCGATGAGATGACGGACGGGTTATCGATAATATTAAGTGTGGTGGTCAGCATTAATTCGCACTGCTGGTGGCTGATATTGCCGCCAGTACACAGGCGAATAGCGCTTTCACACCGGGAAGAGAGCGAAAACTCATGCGAGGCGAGGGCGCTTATCCCCATCTGACGCAGCTTGGCGGCGATGGCCGACGCATCCAGCCCCGGCAGCCGCAGCCAAAGATGAAAGCCCTGGGGCGAGGCCTGAAAATCGCGCCCGGCCAGCAGCCTGATAACCAGCTGATGACGGGCGCGCGCCTCCTGGCGCATCTCGCTGGCGGCGAGATCGGCAACGCCGCCGAAAATCCACTGGCTGACCACGCCGCTCACCAGCGGGTTAGGCATCAGCGTCAGAGCGTTAAGAGTCGAAGCCAGATAGCCACGCTCAATGGCCGACGGCGCGCAGATCCACGCCATCCGGATACCGGGGGCCAGGCTTTTTGACAGCCCGCCGATATACCAGGTGAGTTCCGGCACCAGCTGACAAAATGTCGGCAGGCTTTGTGCCGCCAGCGCGCCGTAGGCATCGTCTTCGATAATGGTCAGATGATGACGGCGGGCGACCGCCGCCAGCGCCTGACGCCGCTCAAGGCTGATAGTGAC
This genomic interval from Salmonella enterica subsp. enterica serovar Choleraesuis contains the following:
- the ylaC gene encoding inner membrane protein YlaC; the protein is MNTVIAILETELKRINRAEQRDDKVRFNPVFIKEKKGLYWSMCLLFVITLALLIWSDIFSALDVWLCVLVFVVLNGFFFFHINPSYRLEDIDKTAWKNCYTGEWFRELDVQPAVLEQIMNSDEVSPQQKAELQRRLGIKQRVHFVDIRDIALLSSDR